A window of the Cannabis sativa cultivar Pink pepper isolate KNU-18-1 chromosome X, ASM2916894v1, whole genome shotgun sequence genome harbors these coding sequences:
- the LOC115702595 gene encoding pentatricopeptide repeat-containing protein At2g17525, mitochondrial: MPIQNILSKSNPNPPNLSLKSLNLCLQSFSSSSIPPPTHHHIAHLILDQPSPSQALQTFRWASKLPNFTHSQSTYRALIHKLCTFRRFDTVHHLLDEMPTSIGSPPDEDIFLTLIRGLARARTTPQIIIKVLNFVSRFHGKPSLKIYNSILNVLVKDNIDIAREFYRKKMMATGVVGDDYTFGILMKGLCSTNRIADAFKLLQLIKSTKGVTPNAIIYNTLLHALCKNGKVGRARSLMNEIEKPSDVTFNVLICAYCAEENLIQAMVLLHKCYSSGLVPDIVPVTKVMELLCSSGRVSEAVEILETWGSKGGTVDVVAYNTLIKGFVAFGKVRVGHRVFKEMETKGCLPNVETYNLLISGLCEYKMLDSALDLFNEMVTDGVNRNFVTYDTLIRGLCSVGRTEDGFRILQLMEESRECGRISPYNSIVYGLYLQNQTDEALEFLTNMGKLFPRVVEKSLRILDLCKEKKVEDAKIIYDEMVEEGGAPSAVVYSQLIHGFCEEGCVREAFELMNEMISRGCCSSPTSSTLNALVLGFCRQGKSDSAVRLMEDMVGRGCRLDAGSYNAVMVAICREGDVDMASKVLTQMIENGIVPGFFKWNSLLLCLYHQDTPHIFHVNKLIDYIINN; this comes from the coding sequence ATGCCCATACAGAACatactatccaaatctaaccccAACCCACCAAATCTTTCCCTCAAAAGTCTCAATCTTTGTCTTCAATCTTTCTCTTCATCTTCCATTCCACCCCCAACCCACCACCACATTGCTCACCTCATCCTAGACCAACCATCTCCTTCCCAAGCTCTCCAAACCTTCCGATGGGCATCCAAACTCCCCAACTTCACCCATTCTCAATCCACTTACCGAGCTTTGATTCACAAGCTCTGTACTTTTCGCCGTTTCGACACTGTCCACCACCTGCTCGACGAAATGCCCACATCCATTGGCTCACCCCCTGATGAAGATATCTTCCTCACTCTCATTCGAGGACTTGCTAGAGCTCGAACAACCCCACAAATTATCATCAAAGTCCTTAACTTTGTTTCCAGGTTTCATGGAAAGCCTTCTCTCAAGATTTACAACTCCATTCTCAATGTTCTAGTCAAGGACAACATAGACATAGCTAGAGAGTTTTACAGGAAGAAGATGATGGCTACTGGAGTTGTTGGGGATGATTACACCTTTGGGATTTTGATGAAAGGACTCTGCTCCACTAATCGAATTGCTGATGCTTTTAAGCTTCTGCAACTGATCAAATCCACCAAGGGAGTCACTCCCAATGCCATCATCTACAACACATTGCTTCATGCTCTATGCAAGAATGGGAAAGTGGGCAGGGCAAGGAGTTTGATGAATGAGATAGAAAAGCCTAGTGATGTCACCTTTAATGTCCTCATTTGTGCTTATTGTGCTGAAGAAAATTTGATACAAGCTATGGTGCTACTGCACAAGTGCTACTCTTCAGGACTTGTACCGGACATTGTTCCTGTAACCAAGGTGATGGAACTTCTCTGCAGCTCGGGCCGTGTATCCGAGGCTGTTGAGATTTTAGAGACATGGGGGAGTAAGGGAGGCACAGTTGATGTTGTTGCTTATAACACCTTAATTAAAGGTTTTGTTGCCTTTGGAAAAGTGAGAGTTGGGCATAGAGTTTTTAAGGAGATGGAGACTAAAGGCTGCCTTCCCAATGTGGAGACATACAATTTGTTAATATCTGGTTTGTGTGAGTATAAGATGTTGGATTCAGCTCTGGACTTGTTTAATGAAATGGTGACAGATGGGGTCAATAGGAATTTTGTTACTTATGATACATTGATAAGAGGTTTGTGCTCGGTAGGGAGGACAGAAGATGGATTTCGGATCCTGCAACTAATGGAGGAGAGCAGAGAGTGTGGTCGAATCAGTCCTTATAACAGTATTGTATATGGTCTGTATTTACAGAATCAAACAGATGAAGCACTTGAGTTCCTGACCAACATGGGGAAATTATTTCCTAGAGTTGTTGAGAAGAGTTTGAGGATTTTAGACTTGTGCAAGGAGAAGAAAGTAGAGGATGCAAAGATCATTTATGATGAGATGGTTGAAGAAGGTGGAGCTCCAAGTGCTGTTGTTTACAGCCAGTTGATTCATGGCTTTTGCGAAGAAGGGTGTGTTCGGGAAGCATTTGAGTTGATGAACGAGATGATTAGCCGCGGCTGCTGCTCCTCTCCCACTTCTTCAACATTGAATGCGCTTGTGCTCGGGTTTTGCAGGCAAGGCAAAAGTGATAGTGCAGTGAGGCTGATGGAAGACATGGTTGGACGAGGATGCAGGCTCGACGCAGGCAGTTACAATGCTGTGATGGTTGCCATTTGCAGAGAGGGAGATGTTGACATGGCTTCAAAAGTTTTAACACAAATGATTGAAAATGGAATTGTTCCTGGTTtttttaaatggaattcatTGCTTCTTTGTTTATATCATCAAGACACACCCCACATATTCCATGTAAATAAGTTGATTGACTAcataataaacaattaa
- the LOC115702597 gene encoding serine/threonine-protein kinase/endoribonuclease IRE1a isoform X1: MTKKPLPTLSSSSSSSFPWLLLLIFLLFSGFATSFNGGQIVSVWQHHHDFKSPATRSLMSLQSPEHELEDEHEHGTALKAALDGKIHLVWKNSNRVIWSFSSGPPIYTSYQAPPSQHATTTVRNQNNFHIECGDDWNLYAHHQTLGIHNLSISIEDFIKGTPYTLEDGAVTVGSKKTTVFEVDLRTGKLIHTYPSSSSSSSSLSPAAQHHPVKLMRLQIMRTDYTLKSFVPSSHKESWNMTVAEIGAALLCPDVDQPVGESLLTLKVKNSHEIISDIALPLRCQTKVPVFRYKNHVLFEFPSIEMLPGKAVLPEHASRPMLREQTNDDGDYSSLEDEHDSILSKSNLFDWSTALSLALFIGIVVGIVIYHHAPMIIGKVWLFNEQTRNSNSRASPSKRKKSRKSEKGKKELSENGDDSEDVSGLDLNKLFDCGADGRRIGKLIVSNKEIAKGSNGTVVLEGMYEGRSVAVKRLVRAHHDAAVKEIQNLIASDRHPNIVRWYGVECDQDFVYLSLERCTCSLDDLVQIYLNSSQNSASTSDHAMGSITDYNVHLESVKNIMPDVILRKPNGYPSPLSLKLMRDMVSGLVHLHQLGIIHRDLKPQNVLIVNEISLCAKLSDMGISKRLDGNMSSLAPHATGCGSSGWQAPEQLLQEQRQTRAVDLFSLGCVLFFCITGGKHPFGESLKRDMNIVENKMDLILVESMPEAFDLISRLLSANPELRPKASEVLHHPLFWNSEKRLSFLRDTSDRVELEDRKPESALLKELESIAPIALGGKWNVKMDKEFMMNIGQYRRYKFDSIRDLLRVMRNKLNHYRELPKEIQELLGSVPDGYNDYFGSRFPRLLTEVYKVISRNCKEEKCFQQYFETKVE, from the exons ATGACGAAGAAGCCATTGCCAaccctttcttcttcttcttcttcttcttttccttggCTCTTACTCCTCATTTTCCTCCTCTTCTCCGGCTTCGCAACCAGCTTCAACGGCGGCCAAATAGTCTCTGTATGGCAGCATCACCATGATTTCAAGTCTCCCGCCACCAGATCACTCATGTCCCTTCAATCGCC TGAACACGAGCTTGAGGATGAGCATGAGCATGGGACGGCTTTAAAGGCTGCTCTTGATGGGAAAATTCACTTGGTGTGGAAGAACAGTAACAGAGTAATCTGGTCTTTCTCTTCAGGACCACCAATTTATACTTCTTACCAGGCTCCTCCTTCCCAACATGCTACCACCACGGTTCGTAATCAAAATAACTTCCATATTGAATGTGGGGATGATTGGAACTTGTATGCACACCATCAAACACTTGGAATACAT AATTTATCGATAAGTATAGAAGATTTCATAAAAGGGACTCCTTACACATTAGAGGATGGAGCAGTTACAGTTGGGTCCAAGAAGACTACTGTGTTTGAGGTTGATCTTAGAACTGGAAAACTCATTCACACTtatccatcatcatcatcatcatcatcctcaTTGAGCCCAGCAGCTCAACATCATCCTGTGAAGCTTATGCGTCTGCAAATCATGAGGACAGACTATACACTCAAGTCATTTGTTCCAAGCTCCCACAAAGAATCCTGGAATATGACTGTTGCAGAGATTGGAGCTGCTTTACTTTGTCCGGATGTTGATCAACCGGTTGGTGAATCTCTTCTCACTTTGAAAGTTAAGAACAGTCATGAAATCATCAGTGATATTGCCTTGCCACTACGATGTCAAACTAAAGTACCTGTTTTCCGCTACAAAAATCATGTGTTGTTTGAATTTCCCAGCATTGAAATGCTACCAGGAAAGGCAGTGCTCCCAGAACATGCTTCAAGACCAATGCTTCGTGAACAAACCAATGATGATGGTGATTATTCAAGTCTAGAAGATGAGCATGATAGTATATTAAGTAAGAGTAACTTATTTGATTGGTCTACTGCGTTGTCTCTTGCTTTGTTTATTGGTATAGTAGTGGGCATAGTTATCTACCACCACGCTCCAATGATTATAGGAAAGGTTTGGTTGTTTAATGAGCAGACTAGAAATTCAAATTCTAGAGCTTCACCTTCCAAGAGAAAGAAATCTAGGAAATCGGAAAAGGGCAAGAAAGAATTGTCTGAAAATGGAGATGATAGTGAGGACGTATCAGGCTTAGACCTAAATAAACTTTTCGACTGCGGTGCTGATGGGCGAAGGATTGGTAAACTTATTGTTTCAAATAAAGAAATTGCTAAGGGTAGCAATGGAACTGTTGTGCTTGAGGGAATGTATGAAGGTCGCTCCGTTGCTGTGAAACGCCTTGTCCGAGCTCATCATGATGCAGCTGTTAAAGAAATTCAAAATCTTATAGCATCTGACAGACATCCAAATATTGTGAGATGGTATGGGGTAGAATGTGATCAAGATTTTGTTTATCTTTCTCTGGAGCGCTGTACTTGTTCCTTGGATGATTTGGTTCAGATATACTTAAATTCTTCTCAGAATTCAGCATCCACCAGCGACCATGCTATGGGATCTATAACTGATTATAATGTCCACTTGGAGTCAGTGAAGAATATCATGCCGGATGTTATTTTACGGAAACCAAATGGCTATCCATCGCCTTTATCACTGAAGTTGATGAG GGATATGGTTTCTGGACTCGTGCATTTGCATCAACTGGGGATAATTCACCGGGATCTAAAGCCTCAAAATGTTTTGATAGTTAACGAAATATCTTTATGTGCAAAGCTTTCTGATATGGGGATAAGCAAACGCCTTGATGGGAATATGTCTTCCTTGGCTCCTCACGCTACTG GTTGTGGCAGTTCTGGCTGGCAAGCACCCGAGCAGCTTCTTCAGGAGCAGCGACAAACACGAGCAGTGGATTTGTTCAGTTTAGGTTGTGTTCTGTTTTTCTGCATTACTGGCGGTAAGCATCCATTTGGAGAAAGTCTGAAGCGTGATATGAATATTGTGGAAAATAAGATGGACCTTATCTTGGTTGAGTCTATGCCGGAAGCTTTTGACCTTATTTCTCGTCTATTGAGCGCAAACCCTGAATTGAG GCCAAAGGCATCGGAGGTGTTACACCATCCTTTATTCTGGAATTCCGAAAAGAGGCTTTCGTTTCTTCGTGACACTAGTGATAGGGTTGAACTAGAAGATAGAAAGCCTGAGTCTGCTCTTTTGAAAGAACTAGAAAGTATTGCACCCATAGCATTGGGTGGGAAATGGAATGTAAAGATGGACAAAGAATTTATGATGAATATTGGCCAATACAGGCGTTATAAGTTTGACAGTATTCGAGACTTGCTGAGAGTGATGCGAAACAAGTTGAATCATTATAGGGAGCTTCCAAAAGAAATTCAG gAACTTTTGGGATCAGTACCCGATGGTTACAACGACTACTTTGGAAGTCGGTTTCCAAGACTTTTGACCGAAGTATACAAAGTTATAAGCAGGAACTGTAAAGAAGAGAAATGTTTTCAGCAATATTTCGAGACAAAAGTTGAGTAA
- the LOC115702597 gene encoding serine/threonine-protein kinase/endoribonuclease IRE1a isoform X2, producing MISSLPPPDHSCPFNRRREHELEDEHEHGTALKAALDGKIHLVWKNSNRVIWSFSSGPPIYTSYQAPPSQHATTTVRNQNNFHIECGDDWNLYAHHQTLGIHNLSISIEDFIKGTPYTLEDGAVTVGSKKTTVFEVDLRTGKLIHTYPSSSSSSSSLSPAAQHHPVKLMRLQIMRTDYTLKSFVPSSHKESWNMTVAEIGAALLCPDVDQPVGESLLTLKVKNSHEIISDIALPLRCQTKVPVFRYKNHVLFEFPSIEMLPGKAVLPEHASRPMLREQTNDDGDYSSLEDEHDSILSKSNLFDWSTALSLALFIGIVVGIVIYHHAPMIIGKVWLFNEQTRNSNSRASPSKRKKSRKSEKGKKELSENGDDSEDVSGLDLNKLFDCGADGRRIGKLIVSNKEIAKGSNGTVVLEGMYEGRSVAVKRLVRAHHDAAVKEIQNLIASDRHPNIVRWYGVECDQDFVYLSLERCTCSLDDLVQIYLNSSQNSASTSDHAMGSITDYNVHLESVKNIMPDVILRKPNGYPSPLSLKLMRDMVSGLVHLHQLGIIHRDLKPQNVLIVNEISLCAKLSDMGISKRLDGNMSSLAPHATGCGSSGWQAPEQLLQEQRQTRAVDLFSLGCVLFFCITGGKHPFGESLKRDMNIVENKMDLILVESMPEAFDLISRLLSANPELRPKASEVLHHPLFWNSEKRLSFLRDTSDRVELEDRKPESALLKELESIAPIALGGKWNVKMDKEFMMNIGQYRRYKFDSIRDLLRVMRNKLNHYRELPKEIQELLGSVPDGYNDYFGSRFPRLLTEVYKVISRNCKEEKCFQQYFETKVE from the exons ATGATTTCAAGTCTCCCGCCACCAGATCACTCATGTCCCTTCAATCGCCGTCG TGAACACGAGCTTGAGGATGAGCATGAGCATGGGACGGCTTTAAAGGCTGCTCTTGATGGGAAAATTCACTTGGTGTGGAAGAACAGTAACAGAGTAATCTGGTCTTTCTCTTCAGGACCACCAATTTATACTTCTTACCAGGCTCCTCCTTCCCAACATGCTACCACCACGGTTCGTAATCAAAATAACTTCCATATTGAATGTGGGGATGATTGGAACTTGTATGCACACCATCAAACACTTGGAATACAT AATTTATCGATAAGTATAGAAGATTTCATAAAAGGGACTCCTTACACATTAGAGGATGGAGCAGTTACAGTTGGGTCCAAGAAGACTACTGTGTTTGAGGTTGATCTTAGAACTGGAAAACTCATTCACACTtatccatcatcatcatcatcatcatcctcaTTGAGCCCAGCAGCTCAACATCATCCTGTGAAGCTTATGCGTCTGCAAATCATGAGGACAGACTATACACTCAAGTCATTTGTTCCAAGCTCCCACAAAGAATCCTGGAATATGACTGTTGCAGAGATTGGAGCTGCTTTACTTTGTCCGGATGTTGATCAACCGGTTGGTGAATCTCTTCTCACTTTGAAAGTTAAGAACAGTCATGAAATCATCAGTGATATTGCCTTGCCACTACGATGTCAAACTAAAGTACCTGTTTTCCGCTACAAAAATCATGTGTTGTTTGAATTTCCCAGCATTGAAATGCTACCAGGAAAGGCAGTGCTCCCAGAACATGCTTCAAGACCAATGCTTCGTGAACAAACCAATGATGATGGTGATTATTCAAGTCTAGAAGATGAGCATGATAGTATATTAAGTAAGAGTAACTTATTTGATTGGTCTACTGCGTTGTCTCTTGCTTTGTTTATTGGTATAGTAGTGGGCATAGTTATCTACCACCACGCTCCAATGATTATAGGAAAGGTTTGGTTGTTTAATGAGCAGACTAGAAATTCAAATTCTAGAGCTTCACCTTCCAAGAGAAAGAAATCTAGGAAATCGGAAAAGGGCAAGAAAGAATTGTCTGAAAATGGAGATGATAGTGAGGACGTATCAGGCTTAGACCTAAATAAACTTTTCGACTGCGGTGCTGATGGGCGAAGGATTGGTAAACTTATTGTTTCAAATAAAGAAATTGCTAAGGGTAGCAATGGAACTGTTGTGCTTGAGGGAATGTATGAAGGTCGCTCCGTTGCTGTGAAACGCCTTGTCCGAGCTCATCATGATGCAGCTGTTAAAGAAATTCAAAATCTTATAGCATCTGACAGACATCCAAATATTGTGAGATGGTATGGGGTAGAATGTGATCAAGATTTTGTTTATCTTTCTCTGGAGCGCTGTACTTGTTCCTTGGATGATTTGGTTCAGATATACTTAAATTCTTCTCAGAATTCAGCATCCACCAGCGACCATGCTATGGGATCTATAACTGATTATAATGTCCACTTGGAGTCAGTGAAGAATATCATGCCGGATGTTATTTTACGGAAACCAAATGGCTATCCATCGCCTTTATCACTGAAGTTGATGAG GGATATGGTTTCTGGACTCGTGCATTTGCATCAACTGGGGATAATTCACCGGGATCTAAAGCCTCAAAATGTTTTGATAGTTAACGAAATATCTTTATGTGCAAAGCTTTCTGATATGGGGATAAGCAAACGCCTTGATGGGAATATGTCTTCCTTGGCTCCTCACGCTACTG GTTGTGGCAGTTCTGGCTGGCAAGCACCCGAGCAGCTTCTTCAGGAGCAGCGACAAACACGAGCAGTGGATTTGTTCAGTTTAGGTTGTGTTCTGTTTTTCTGCATTACTGGCGGTAAGCATCCATTTGGAGAAAGTCTGAAGCGTGATATGAATATTGTGGAAAATAAGATGGACCTTATCTTGGTTGAGTCTATGCCGGAAGCTTTTGACCTTATTTCTCGTCTATTGAGCGCAAACCCTGAATTGAG GCCAAAGGCATCGGAGGTGTTACACCATCCTTTATTCTGGAATTCCGAAAAGAGGCTTTCGTTTCTTCGTGACACTAGTGATAGGGTTGAACTAGAAGATAGAAAGCCTGAGTCTGCTCTTTTGAAAGAACTAGAAAGTATTGCACCCATAGCATTGGGTGGGAAATGGAATGTAAAGATGGACAAAGAATTTATGATGAATATTGGCCAATACAGGCGTTATAAGTTTGACAGTATTCGAGACTTGCTGAGAGTGATGCGAAACAAGTTGAATCATTATAGGGAGCTTCCAAAAGAAATTCAG gAACTTTTGGGATCAGTACCCGATGGTTACAACGACTACTTTGGAAGTCGGTTTCCAAGACTTTTGACCGAAGTATACAAAGTTATAAGCAGGAACTGTAAAGAAGAGAAATGTTTTCAGCAATATTTCGAGACAAAAGTTGAGTAA